One Blastocatellia bacterium genomic window carries:
- a CDS encoding TerC family protein, with the protein MDISLFPFAEYWWVYAVFTALVLVLLLIDLGIFHRTAHAVSFREAAIWSVIWVVLALLVNYGLYRYALEAFAQDERLLAIPGFDPARAARQSALEFLTGYVVEKSLAVDNIFVFVVVFQFFGIPDRYQHRVLFYGILGALIFRAIFIALGAALMQYHLVVVLFGGFLIITGIKMLLAPEMKVEPDRNPLLRFFRRHVPVTNELQGQRFFVRIGGRWHATPLFITLLFVEMTDVIFAVDSVPAIFALTDEPLIVFTSNVCAVLGLRAMYFLLAGVIHRFHLVKYGLALILVFVGMKMVWLNRLWGGMFPIGLSLMIIGTILAISVILSLVLPPGILRRARAASAPSESAADCEPEGPRSQT; encoded by the coding sequence ATGGATATTTCGCTCTTTCCTTTCGCCGAGTACTGGTGGGTTTATGCTGTCTTCACCGCGCTGGTTCTTGTGCTCCTTTTGATTGATCTCGGTATCTTTCACCGAACGGCTCATGCTGTGTCCTTCCGCGAAGCCGCCATCTGGAGCGTCATTTGGGTGGTTCTGGCCCTGCTGGTGAATTACGGGCTCTATCGTTACGCTCTGGAGGCTTTCGCTCAAGATGAGCGGCTGCTAGCCATCCCCGGTTTCGATCCCGCCCGTGCGGCACGACAGTCAGCACTTGAATTCCTCACCGGATATGTGGTCGAGAAGTCCCTGGCGGTTGACAATATCTTCGTCTTCGTCGTCGTTTTCCAGTTCTTCGGCATCCCTGATCGGTATCAGCATCGGGTTCTTTTCTATGGCATTCTCGGGGCGCTCATTTTCCGAGCGATCTTTATCGCTCTGGGCGCAGCACTCATGCAGTACCACCTCGTGGTCGTTCTGTTCGGCGGGTTCCTGATCATCACCGGGATCAAAATGCTCCTGGCCCCGGAGATGAAGGTGGAACCCGATCGGAATCCGCTTCTGAGGTTCTTTCGTCGCCACGTTCCAGTGACGAATGAACTTCAGGGACAGAGATTCTTTGTCCGGATCGGTGGTCGCTGGCACGCCACGCCGTTGTTCATCACGCTGTTGTTCGTTGAGATGACCGATGTTATTTTCGCCGTGGATTCGGTTCCGGCGATCTTCGCGTTGACCGATGAACCGCTGATTGTCTTCACCTCAAACGTCTGCGCCGTCCTCGGACTGCGTGCGATGTATTTCCTGCTGGCAGGGGTCATCCACCGGTTTCACCTGGTGAAGTACGGGCTGGCCTTGATCCTGGTATTTGTCGGGATGAAAATGGTCTGGCTCAATCGGCTCTGGGGAGGGATGTTTCCCATCGGGCTCTCGCTGATGATCATCGGAACGATTCTGGCTATTTCGGTCATTCTCTCGCTGGTCCTCCCACCGGGAATACTCCGGCGTGCGAGGGCAGCGTCGGCTCCTTCAGAATCGGCAGCTGACTGTGAACCCGAAGGTCCACGCTCGCAGACCTGA
- the htpX gene encoding zinc metalloprotease HtpX yields MNQIKTVMLLALLTALLLWIGHAIAGQGGLMVALVMAAVMNFGAYWFSDRIVLRMYGAHEVTESEAPELYAVVRDLAARAGLPMPRVYIIPEEAPNAFATGRNPQHAAVAVTEGILQLLTREELAGVLAHELGHIRNRDTLIMTVTATIAGALSMLANLAMWGAAFGGRSSDDDEGSHPVAGLLGVILAPIVATLIQMAISRSREFLADESGARLTGNPLALASALRKIEAWSRKVPMMSGSPATAHLFIINPFSGGGLIQLFSTHPSTEERIARLEAMAGLRIR; encoded by the coding sequence ATGAACCAGATCAAGACGGTCATGCTTTTGGCTCTGCTCACCGCTTTGCTTCTATGGATCGGCCATGCCATTGCCGGTCAGGGCGGATTGATGGTGGCGCTGGTGATGGCCGCCGTGATGAATTTTGGCGCCTACTGGTTTTCGGATCGGATTGTGTTGCGTATGTATGGAGCCCACGAGGTCACCGAGTCCGAAGCGCCGGAGCTTTATGCTGTGGTGCGAGACCTGGCAGCGCGGGCCGGGTTGCCCATGCCCCGGGTCTACATTATTCCGGAAGAGGCTCCCAATGCGTTTGCCACCGGTCGAAATCCCCAGCATGCTGCCGTGGCGGTGACCGAAGGCATCCTGCAATTGCTCACACGGGAGGAGCTGGCCGGAGTGCTGGCTCATGAACTGGGACATATCCGGAATCGGGATACGCTGATTATGACGGTGACGGCCACCATTGCCGGAGCCCTGAGCATGCTGGCGAATCTGGCGATGTGGGGAGCTGCCTTCGGAGGCCGATCTTCCGATGACGATGAGGGCAGCCACCCAGTGGCGGGACTCCTCGGCGTGATCCTGGCGCCGATTGTCGCCACACTCATTCAGATGGCTATTTCGCGCTCGCGGGAATTCCTCGCCGACGAGTCCGGGGCGCGACTGACGGGAAATCCCCTGGCTCTGGCCAGCGCCTTACGCAAGATCGAAGCCTGGAGCCGGAAGGTGCCGATGATGTCGGGGTCACCGGCGACGGCCCATCTCTTCATTATCAATCCGTTTTCCGGCGGCGGCTTGATTCAACTATTCAGCACGCATCCTTCGACCGAAGAGCGCATCGCCCGGCTCGAGGCCATGGCCGGATTGCGCATCAGATAG
- a CDS encoding ATP-binding protein, with protein sequence MKARPIHRRLNVRIGGGLLAALLVVGIPFFVFFYRFHQEQLIEGLRRSSADVSQLILMNLERRMVEAQPHLLDEDVRQLSTYAGIERIAILNASGEVKVTSDRELDGRIFTLRDPSCRICHDEQSPLPWQTTIIEESRRGRVFRSLMLIANRPACFDCHSSSHHLNGILLVDLSMAQAQSQLRSGMQKMLGLAAVMVVVTIGVLSGLINRLVVRRINRLWRTMMAIRQGNLGERAQVDGQDEIGELAESFNRMTARLAESVREIEHHKEYLESVINSIEDEIVVVDRDLRIVTANTAYLLKCGRRKQDILGQACFLVSQDSSVPCNQSLAERCPAQATFKTGRVNKVLHRFVTSDGQERYIEIYCYPLRDDAGQVFQAIEVKRDITERRFLQAHLSHSERLATLGLLASGISHEINNPLASIIACTEGIQRRLLTRPPHAAAMTAEEFQEYLELIHKEAMRAKAITDRLLILSRRSQSPTDLVSPNQSLSETLSLLRFQAEERGVEIIEELDPRVPHIRADDPGLRQVFLNLLLNALQAIEGPGQIRVRTSAEPESVVISIEDTGCGIAPEDLPRIFEPFFSRKAGRGGTGLGLFISKVLVEQMGGTITVQSQPGEGSCFVIRFPLEDTTDA encoded by the coding sequence ATGAAGGCGCGACCAATTCATCGGCGGTTAAACGTGCGGATTGGCGGAGGGCTGTTGGCAGCCCTGCTTGTAGTGGGCATTCCGTTTTTCGTCTTCTTCTATCGCTTTCACCAGGAGCAACTGATCGAAGGCCTGAGGCGGTCCTCCGCCGACGTCAGCCAACTGATTCTGATGAATCTGGAACGGCGCATGGTGGAGGCCCAGCCGCATCTGCTGGATGAAGACGTGCGACAGCTTTCCACCTATGCCGGGATCGAGCGGATCGCCATTCTCAATGCCAGCGGCGAGGTCAAGGTGACGTCGGATCGTGAGCTTGATGGTCGTATTTTCACACTGAGAGATCCCTCCTGTCGCATCTGTCATGACGAACAATCGCCATTGCCCTGGCAGACGACCATCATTGAGGAAAGTCGCCGAGGCCGGGTCTTCCGCAGCCTGATGCTTATTGCCAACCGTCCGGCTTGCTTCGACTGTCATTCGTCGAGCCATCATCTCAACGGCATTCTTCTTGTTGATCTCTCAATGGCCCAAGCGCAAAGCCAGCTTCGGTCGGGGATGCAGAAGATGCTCGGCCTGGCAGCAGTGATGGTGGTGGTCACCATTGGTGTTCTCAGCGGGCTGATCAACCGGCTGGTCGTTCGCCGGATTAACCGTCTCTGGCGCACGATGATGGCGATCCGTCAGGGGAACCTTGGCGAACGCGCCCAGGTGGATGGTCAGGATGAAATCGGCGAACTGGCCGAGAGCTTCAACCGAATGACAGCACGGCTGGCCGAATCCGTGCGGGAGATCGAACACCACAAAGAGTATCTGGAGAGCGTCATCAACAGCATCGAAGATGAAATCGTCGTCGTGGACCGTGACCTCCGCATCGTGACGGCCAATACGGCCTATCTGCTCAAATGCGGCCGGCGGAAACAGGACATCCTGGGACAAGCCTGCTTCCTCGTGTCGCAGGATTCGTCCGTGCCCTGCAACCAGTCGCTCGCCGAACGGTGCCCGGCGCAGGCCACATTCAAGACCGGCCGGGTGAATAAGGTCCTCCACCGGTTTGTTACTTCCGACGGACAGGAGCGATACATCGAGATCTATTGCTATCCCTTGCGGGATGATGCCGGACAGGTCTTCCAGGCCATCGAAGTCAAACGCGACATCACCGAGCGGCGTTTCCTGCAGGCCCACCTGAGTCATTCGGAACGGCTGGCGACGCTCGGCCTTCTCGCCTCGGGGATCTCGCACGAGATTAACAATCCTCTGGCTTCGATCATCGCCTGTACGGAGGGGATTCAACGACGGCTCCTGACTCGGCCTCCTCACGCGGCGGCCATGACGGCCGAGGAATTCCAGGAGTACCTCGAACTGATTCACAAAGAAGCCATGCGGGCCAAGGCGATCACTGATCGCTTGCTCATTCTCTCCCGTCGTTCCCAGTCCCCGACCGATCTCGTGTCGCCCAATCAGTCTCTGTCGGAGACACTCTCTCTGCTCCGCTTCCAGGCGGAGGAGCGAGGAGTTGAGATCATCGAAGAGCTGGATCCGCGCGTCCCTCACATCCGAGCAGACGATCCGGGGTTGCGCCAGGTCTTTCTCAATCTTCTGCTGAATGCGCTGCAAGCCATCGAGGGACCGGGACAAATCCGGGTGCGGACGTCAGCCGAGCCCGAAAGTGTCGTGATTTCTATCGAAGATACCGGTTGCGGGATTGCTCCCGAAGACCTCCCGCGAATCTTCGAGCCGTTCTTCTCCCGGAAGGCTGGACGAGGAGGAACAGGTCTGGGTCTGTTCATCTCCAAAGTTCTGGTCGAGCAAATGGGGGGAACGATCACGGTTCAGAGCCAGCCGGGAGAAGGTTCGTGCTTCGTCATTCGGTTTCCTCTGGAGGATACAACCGATGCGTGA
- a CDS encoding sigma-54 dependent transcriptional regulator → MRETVVQEATESTPLRLLVVDDEETFRRVAVRELAAMGFDVRGVSSGEEALDLLEQQDADVILLDIKLPGMDGLETLRAIKESRPLAEVIMLTGHGTIETAIRSIRLGAYDYLTKPCKLEELEAIILKAGEKKALQQENRLLRQELARRDRLDEFIGRSQALRETVQLIERVAATDHTVLILGESGVGKELAARAIHRLSARRDKPFVVVDCTSLQEDLLQSELFGHEKGAFTGAVSLKHGLFEVADTGTIFLDEVGELSLSLQAKLLRVLETRSFRRLGGVRDIPVNVRIIAATNRDLERLKAEGRFREDLYYRLHVVPVVIPPLRERREDIEPLVQYFLSRNLVPARGRKRITPEALRLLVNYHWPGNVRELKNVIERAVILADGDTIDVEHLPSNLRFRPPFLSETTSAEYPSLEEVERMYIARLLKEFQGNRTQVARVLKISERTLYRKIRRYGL, encoded by the coding sequence ATGCGTGAAACTGTAGTGCAAGAGGCGACAGAAAGCACTCCGTTACGTCTGCTCGTCGTTGACGACGAGGAGACGTTTCGCCGGGTCGCCGTGCGAGAGCTGGCGGCAATGGGTTTTGATGTGCGGGGCGTCTCCAGCGGAGAGGAGGCGCTCGATCTGCTCGAGCAACAGGATGCCGATGTTATTCTCCTGGACATCAAGCTGCCGGGAATGGATGGTCTGGAGACACTTCGGGCCATCAAAGAGAGCCGACCGCTCGCGGAAGTGATCATGCTCACGGGCCACGGCACGATCGAGACGGCGATTCGCTCGATTCGCCTGGGAGCCTACGACTACCTGACCAAACCCTGTAAGCTGGAAGAGCTGGAGGCCATCATCCTTAAAGCGGGCGAGAAGAAAGCCCTTCAGCAGGAGAATCGTCTCCTGCGCCAGGAGCTGGCGCGCCGGGACCGCCTCGATGAGTTCATCGGTCGCAGTCAGGCCCTGCGGGAAACCGTGCAGCTCATCGAGAGAGTCGCCGCTACCGATCATACCGTCCTCATCCTCGGTGAAAGCGGTGTGGGCAAGGAACTGGCCGCTCGGGCCATCCATCGCCTCAGCGCCCGCCGCGACAAACCTTTCGTCGTCGTGGACTGCACCTCGCTTCAGGAAGACCTCTTGCAGAGCGAACTCTTCGGTCACGAGAAAGGAGCCTTCACCGGAGCCGTCTCCCTCAAACACGGACTCTTTGAAGTCGCCGATACAGGAACGATCTTCCTCGACGAAGTGGGGGAACTGAGCCTGTCGCTTCAAGCGAAGCTTCTGCGCGTGCTCGAGACCCGGTCGTTTCGTCGTCTGGGTGGAGTGCGAGATATCCCGGTGAATGTTCGTATCATCGCTGCCACCAATCGTGACCTTGAACGCCTGAAAGCCGAAGGACGGTTCCGCGAAGACCTCTACTATCGCCTTCACGTCGTCCCCGTGGTGATCCCTCCACTCCGCGAGCGCCGCGAAGACATCGAACCGCTGGTGCAGTACTTCCTCTCCCGCAACCTGGTTCCTGCGAGAGGCAGAAAACGAATCACGCCCGAGGCCCTTCGGCTTTTGGTTAACTACCACTGGCCGGGAAATGTCCGGGAGCTAAAAAACGTCATCGAGCGAGCCGTCATTCTCGCCGATGGGGACACTATTGATGTCGAACATCTCCCCAGCAATCTCCGCTTTCGGCCTCCCTTCCTTTCGGAGACAACATCCGCCGAGTATCCCTCGCTCGAGGAAGTCGAGCGGATGTACATTGCCCGGCTTCTCAAAGAATTCCAGGGCAATCGCACTCAGGTGGCCCGCGTCCTCAAAATCAGCGAACGAACCCTCTACCGGAAGATCAGGAGATACGGTCTGTGA
- a CDS encoding multiheme c-type cytochrome, which produces MSTRRRMTIFLGLAGLSAVLLGACRTEEPPATIDFQPGRFTSSERCGTCHRDIYSAWRGSRHAASVEGAIFKTSYQQALEATSGQAKNICPLCHAPTVVVSGDWDLTEPITREGITCDFCHSLTGTDLSQPGHPFLLDVSDVKRGPIRDAVSTGHRVLFSEFHLTSEQCAGCHEYRNAHGVELLTTYSEWKRYRERGGDKTCQQCHMPQVLANIVDPKVKRLQGAFVNLHFMPGGHSRDQLVKSLSLRIAEVVRTSSGVRVKVTVSNVGAGHAVPTGSPTRKIILRLTVTGSEGTSAHAERLYQRVVADERGQEIIMDSHLFTHARMMVRDTRLQPGEQRTEEFFFPARSMENLTVTATLTYLYSPHARKETETRIEFASEKKELLARWMR; this is translated from the coding sequence ATGAGCACGCGCCGGAGGATGACCATCTTCCTTGGGCTGGCTGGATTGAGCGCCGTCCTCCTGGGAGCCTGTCGCACCGAAGAGCCTCCGGCGACAATTGACTTTCAACCGGGACGATTCACTTCGTCCGAACGTTGCGGCACCTGCCACAGGGACATCTACTCGGCCTGGCGGGGCTCCCGACATGCGGCTTCGGTGGAGGGGGCCATCTTCAAGACATCCTACCAGCAGGCTCTGGAAGCGACTTCGGGACAGGCCAAGAACATCTGCCCCCTCTGTCACGCCCCCACGGTGGTGGTGAGCGGCGACTGGGACCTCACCGAGCCCATCACCCGCGAAGGCATCACCTGTGACTTCTGTCATTCGCTGACGGGAACTGACCTGTCTCAACCGGGGCATCCGTTTCTTCTCGACGTGAGTGATGTCAAGCGAGGCCCCATCCGGGATGCTGTTTCAACCGGACATCGGGTTCTCTTCTCGGAGTTCCATCTCACTTCCGAACAGTGTGCCGGATGTCATGAGTATCGGAACGCTCACGGCGTCGAGCTTTTGACGACCTACAGCGAATGGAAGCGGTATCGGGAGCGAGGGGGCGACAAGACCTGCCAGCAATGCCACATGCCGCAGGTTCTGGCCAATATCGTTGATCCCAAGGTGAAGCGCCTGCAGGGAGCTTTCGTCAATCTCCATTTCATGCCGGGCGGCCATTCCCGCGATCAATTGGTGAAATCGCTCTCGCTGCGGATTGCCGAAGTGGTGAGAACTTCCTCAGGAGTTCGCGTCAAAGTCACGGTGAGCAACGTCGGAGCAGGCCATGCCGTCCCGACCGGCAGTCCCACCCGGAAGATCATCCTTCGCCTGACGGTCACCGGGAGCGAGGGGACGTCAGCTCACGCCGAACGCCTCTATCAACGCGTCGTCGCCGATGAGCGCGGCCAAGAAATCATCATGGACAGCCATCTCTTCACCCACGCCCGCATGATGGTGCGAGACACTCGGCTTCAGCCCGGCGAACAACGCACCGAGGAGTTTTTCTTCCCGGCCCGCTCGATGGAGAACCTGACGGTGACGGCCACGCTCACCTATCTTTATTCACCACACGCTCGCAAAGAAACCGAAACGCGCATCGAATTCGCCAGCGAGAAAAAGGAATTATTGGCCAGGTGGATGCGATAG
- a CDS encoding cytochrome c — translation MVRHALIIIALVALGRIGFPAPDQKGDVRAGAILHKQHCLRCHGEKGRGDGPASRLLTPKPHDWSDKEYMAKFSDDDLYKMIAKGGPAVGKSKLMTAFEGKLKEADIRNLIAFIRAQAAK, via the coding sequence ATGGTACGACACGCCCTCATCATCATCGCCCTTGTCGCATTGGGCCGCATTGGATTTCCCGCTCCGGATCAAAAAGGGGATGTTCGTGCCGGAGCGATTCTTCACAAACAACATTGTCTCCGCTGCCACGGAGAGAAAGGTCGGGGAGACGGTCCGGCCAGTCGCTTGCTCACACCAAAGCCTCACGACTGGTCCGACAAAGAGTATATGGCCAAGTTCTCCGACGATGATCTCTATAAAATGATCGCCAAGGGCGGGCCGGCCGTGGGGAAATCGAAACTGATGACAGCCTTTGAAGGGAAACTCAAAGAAGCCGACATTCGCAATCTCATCGCCTTCATTCGCGCGCAGGCCGCCAAGTGA
- a CDS encoding ubiquinol-cytochrome c reductase iron-sulfur subunit — protein sequence MDDRTTLRRKLLHYLMGTSVGATLVAIFYPILKFMIPPPTSEATQNSVVAGKVTDLVPNSGKIFKFGNKPGLLIRTASGEFKAFSAVCTHLDCIVQYRPDMKIIWCACHNGQYNLSGQNIAGPPPRPLTQYTVNLRGDDIIVTKG from the coding sequence ATGGATGACAGGACCACGTTGCGACGGAAACTCCTTCATTACCTGATGGGCACCAGTGTGGGAGCAACTCTGGTCGCCATCTTCTATCCGATCCTCAAGTTCATGATCCCCCCGCCAACAAGTGAAGCGACGCAGAACTCGGTGGTGGCCGGAAAAGTCACCGATCTGGTCCCCAATTCGGGAAAGATTTTCAAGTTCGGCAACAAGCCGGGACTCCTCATCCGCACGGCCAGCGGCGAGTTCAAAGCCTTTTCGGCCGTGTGCACGCATCTGGATTGCATCGTCCAGTATCGTCCGGACATGAAGATCATCTGGTGCGCCTGTCACAACGGTCAATACAACTTGAGCGGGCAAAACATCGCCGGCCCTCCGCCGCGCCCGCTGACACAGTATACGGTCAATCTCCGGGGCGATGACATCATCGTCACCAAGGGATAG
- a CDS encoding cytochrome bc complex cytochrome b subunit produces the protein MSTETLRAWLDERIGLQYLIELARKKDVPLHRHTIWYYFGGMTLFLFVVQVVTGILLLLYYRPSAENAFESVQFIMTDVEFGWLIRSIHSWSANLMIATLMIHMFSAYFLKAYRRPRELTWMSGVLLLGLALAFGFSGYLLPWNKLAFFATKVGTDIAGDLPVIGPFLLRFLRGGDDVTGATLTRFFGFHVAILPALTTFVLALHLLLVQKHGMSVPPSLTSHNLPRMKFFPNFFLRDLIGWILAVGVLAALAALFPWQLGEKADPFAPAPAGIKPEWYFLFMFQTLKLLPGRILFIEGEVIGILAFVIGGIVWLLVPFLDRPEENSRRTRWFTFAGIVLVIYIATMTIVGYLS, from the coding sequence ATGAGCACGGAAACTCTGCGGGCCTGGCTCGACGAGCGGATTGGCCTTCAGTATCTCATTGAACTGGCGCGGAAAAAGGACGTTCCGCTTCATCGTCACACCATCTGGTACTACTTCGGCGGCATGACGCTCTTTCTCTTCGTCGTCCAGGTGGTCACCGGCATCTTACTTTTGCTCTATTATCGTCCCAGCGCCGAGAATGCCTTTGAGAGCGTGCAGTTCATCATGACCGATGTGGAGTTCGGCTGGCTCATCCGTTCGATTCATAGCTGGTCGGCAAACCTGATGATCGCCACGCTGATGATCCACATGTTCAGCGCCTATTTCTTGAAAGCCTATCGCCGCCCCCGCGAGTTGACCTGGATGAGCGGTGTTCTCCTTCTCGGTCTGGCACTGGCCTTCGGCTTCAGCGGCTACCTTCTGCCCTGGAACAAACTGGCCTTCTTCGCCACCAAGGTGGGAACTGACATCGCCGGCGATCTCCCCGTGATCGGTCCTTTTCTGTTGCGATTCCTTCGCGGAGGAGACGATGTGACCGGAGCGACGCTGACCCGCTTTTTCGGCTTTCATGTCGCGATCTTGCCAGCGCTGACGACGTTCGTTCTCGCGCTCCATCTCCTTCTCGTTCAGAAGCACGGTATGAGCGTGCCCCCATCGCTCACGTCACACAACCTGCCGAGGATGAAATTCTTCCCCAACTTCTTCCTGCGCGATCTCATCGGCTGGATCCTCGCCGTCGGCGTGCTGGCGGCGCTGGCGGCGCTCTTCCCCTGGCAATTGGGAGAGAAAGCCGATCCCTTCGCTCCCGCGCCGGCAGGGATCAAACCCGAATGGTACTTCCTCTTCATGTTCCAAACGCTGAAGCTGTTGCCCGGAAGGATTCTCTTCATTGAAGGGGAAGTCATCGGCATCCTGGCGTTTGTCATCGGAGGAATCGTCTGGTTGCTCGTTCCTTTCCTCGACCGCCCGGAAGAGAACAGCCGTCGCACCCGCTGGTTCACGTTCGCCGGGATCGTTCTCGTCATCTATATCGCCACTATGACCATTGTGGGATACCTGAGTTGA
- a CDS encoding cytochrome c3 family protein: MNTDIHRQRGFSCADCHGGDPATDDPTESMNPRKGFIARPAPKDVPAFCGRCHSSADLMKKFNPALRVDQEREYFTSVHGKRLRAGDTKVATCIACHGAHGVRKINDPLSPVYPLNVAETCASCHAKADYMAGYRIAHDQYDKYKRSVHARMLYEQQDLSAPTCNDCHGNHGATPPGVTSVANVCGQCHTRQSSLFQNSPHKAAFDALQLAECTQCHGNHDVLSPRDDMLGVTPPAVCITCHREGDRGYQIAEKMRQRIEELKRRLHEATEILDRAERAGMEVSRAKFELNETRDALTHARVLVHSFSLDELESVIGPGLQQADRVYRAGQAALAELSFRRKGLGVSLFFILFLALLVYLKIRDLEGR; this comes from the coding sequence ATGAACACCGACATCCACCGCCAGCGGGGGTTCTCTTGCGCCGACTGTCACGGGGGTGATCCGGCAACGGATGATCCGACGGAGTCAATGAATCCCCGCAAGGGGTTCATCGCGCGGCCTGCGCCAAAGGATGTTCCCGCCTTTTGTGGACGCTGCCACAGCAGCGCCGACCTGATGAAGAAATTCAATCCGGCTCTGCGAGTGGATCAGGAGCGGGAATATTTCACCAGCGTTCATGGCAAGCGCCTCCGCGCAGGCGATACGAAAGTAGCCACCTGCATCGCCTGTCACGGGGCTCACGGGGTGCGCAAGATCAACGATCCGCTCTCGCCAGTCTATCCGTTAAATGTGGCGGAAACCTGCGCGAGCTGTCACGCCAAGGCCGATTACATGGCGGGGTATCGCATCGCACACGACCAGTATGACAAGTACAAACGGAGCGTCCATGCTCGAATGCTCTATGAGCAGCAAGACCTCTCGGCTCCCACGTGCAACGATTGTCACGGTAATCACGGAGCGACGCCTCCCGGCGTTACCTCCGTGGCCAACGTGTGCGGTCAATGCCACACCCGCCAATCGAGCCTCTTTCAGAACAGCCCGCACAAGGCGGCTTTCGACGCCCTGCAACTGGCCGAGTGCACCCAGTGCCACGGCAATCACGACGTCCTCTCGCCCCGCGATGACATGCTCGGCGTGACACCACCGGCGGTCTGTATCACCTGCCACCGCGAGGGAGATCGTGGGTATCAGATCGCGGAAAAAATGAGGCAGCGCATCGAAGAGCTGAAGCGACGATTGCACGAGGCCACCGAGATTCTCGACCGGGCCGAACGCGCCGGCATGGAGGTCAGTCGGGCGAAATTTGAGCTGAACGAGACGCGCGATGCCCTCACGCACGCCCGCGTCCTCGTTCATTCGTTTTCGCTCGATGAGCTGGAATCGGTCATCGGCCCCGGCCTCCAGCAAGCCGACCGCGTCTATCGAGCCGGACAAGCGGCGCTCGCCGAACTGAGCTTCCGCCGGAAGGGCCTGGGTGTGTCGCTCTTTTTCATCCTCTTTCTCGCCCTTCTCGTTTACCTCAAGATCCGGGACCTCGAAGGACGCTAG
- a CDS encoding MBL fold metallo-hydrolase, with protein MARWNQRLPGNADGDFFVDATCIDCDQCRQIAPTVFRAHGDYSIVYHQPETEAERQRALMALVTCPTASIGTMTKQDIRGAVAAFPERIEGDVYFCGFASEKSFGASSYLIVRPEGNVLVDSPRFATPLVRRIEAMGGVALMFLTHRDDVADHEKFHRHFGCQRILHEADVTRATAGVEMKISGRDPVRLAEDLLIIPTPGHTRGHQVLLYRDRFLFTGDHLWGSEEGEVVASRRVCWYSWNEQVRSIKRLVGLPFEWILPGHGRRLHAPAQRMQHLLRMYLRRLGEGR; from the coding sequence ATGGCGCGATGGAATCAACGACTCCCGGGGAACGCCGACGGAGACTTCTTCGTGGATGCCACCTGCATTGATTGCGATCAATGTCGGCAAATTGCTCCCACCGTCTTTCGCGCGCACGGGGATTACTCCATCGTTTATCATCAACCAGAAACCGAAGCCGAGCGGCAGCGGGCGCTCATGGCTCTGGTCACCTGTCCCACGGCATCCATCGGTACGATGACCAAGCAAGACATAAGGGGCGCCGTAGCTGCCTTTCCCGAACGCATCGAGGGGGACGTGTACTTCTGCGGATTTGCTTCGGAGAAATCGTTCGGGGCGTCGAGCTACCTCATCGTGCGCCCCGAAGGAAACGTGCTGGTGGATTCGCCGCGATTCGCTACTCCTCTGGTGCGCCGGATCGAGGCGATGGGTGGCGTCGCCCTCATGTTCCTCACGCATCGTGACGATGTGGCCGATCATGAGAAATTCCACCGACACTTCGGCTGTCAGCGGATTCTGCACGAGGCCGATGTGACCCGCGCGACAGCGGGCGTTGAGATGAAAATCAGCGGGCGGGATCCCGTGCGACTGGCCGAAGATTTGCTCATCATCCCCACGCCCGGTCATACGCGCGGGCATCAGGTGCTCCTTTACCGGGATCGGTTCCTCTTCACTGGCGACCACCTCTGGGGGAGCGAAGAGGGAGAGGTGGTAGCGTCTCGTCGTGTGTGCTGGTATTCGTGGAACGAGCAGGTGCGCTCCATCAAGCGACTCGTGGGCCTTCCTTTCGAGTGGATATTGCCGGGTCATGGGCGTCGCCTTCACGCTCCGGCTCAACGGATGCAACATCTGCTCAGGATGTACCTCCGGCGTCTCGGCGAGGGACGATGA